GGTTCGGAAATCCAGCGTTTCAGTAAGCTTTGCTTCTATGCGCGGAATGAGCCGATCACGGAGAGCCGACGGTGAACGCCTACCCATTCCTTCGTGAATGAGTTTGTCGCACATTCGCTGCTCGTCAGCGGAAAGCGAATTCCACCAGCTATCACGGAAGTAGAGGTTTTCGAGATACTCAAATGCACAAACCGCGAGAGCGGTCGCCTTATCTTCGTTCGGCAGGTTCTCGAACGAATCAACAAACCGGCTCGATGGGCCGTCAGGCTTTCCCCACCACCCAAACACGGCAACGGACACATTTCCAAGTACAGTCACGTTGAAAGCAATTTCATCGACACCCGCCTTAATTCCAATGCTCTGAAGCGCATTGCCGCTGAAGTCGGACTCTGGGAGAAATGCTCCAGATGCGACGAATGGCAATACCGAATCAAGCGAAATTGCGTACGCTTTGAAGTTTGTCAACTCCCCCGATTTGTACGCATTATTGTACATAGCTTTCAGGCGAATAATATCTTCTATCGCCAGCTTAGCGCCCTCGTTATAGCCATAGAGCGTTTCTTGGACATAGACCTGCCGCTGAAAATCGAATCCCCTGTCGGTGTTATCCCGGCGCACAGGGTAGCTGGCCAAGTTGAACTGTTTCATCACGTACTCGTAACCGATTGCGCGAAAGGAGAGTAGGAACGCGTTCATTCGATCAAGGGTGGCACCGGCCTGTTCCACCGGCTTGAACATCTGCGTATCGTGAGCGTTACAGAAACCAGGAAAAGTCGAAGCATCACGAAGCCCTATTCGAGCCGGAACAATCTTGCCGCCATTCTTCTCAATATTGTGCACACCCTTTTTGGGCGAAAGGACGTGATTGTTTTCTGCGATGGCCGCAAGTCCTCCTTTCCGCTGTACCGTGTGCGAATCAATTACCTTGGATGAGCAAGTCGAAGGCGAGGCCAAGGGATGCAAGCATGTATGACTGTCGCGAACCCAAGCGCTCTCAGCTTTCGCAACAAGCGACATCAGTGCGCCGAACGGAACCCGGCTCTCCGATTCACGGATCCTATGACAGAATTTCCATTTTCTTCCCGAACCGCACCAGCAAGGTCCGTAGGCGTTAAGCGGCCGCGCAGTCGCGCCGAGTCCGTCAGATAAAAAACGGTCCGCCGCGACGCGCTGAAAATCCAGCTCCTCGGAATACGTTGACACGATGATGCAACCAAATGAGATGAAAAATCTGATTGAGCGTCCGCAGCCGCCCTCACCTCTATTCTAGCGCGAACGCGACCTATCAAACGTGATCGGCGCGACCACCCTTCCCAGCTCGATCAAAGAACCTGCGTTCTTATCGGCTTTGGTCGAACAGCGCCATTTTGGACTTCTTAAGCAAGCGTGAATGAATCTAGAACCTGAGCGGAAGAGAAAGCTGGCGGTGAGCTAAGCGCCTCATGAAAAGTATCTCTATACTGCCGGGCCGAGCAAGAACCGCGACATAGACGATGGCCGTATTGAAACCGCTGGAACTGACGAAGGAAGAACGTAGCGAGCTTGAGGTTCTGGCGAGAAGCCGCCGTGATTGGCGAACACGAGACAGGTCCCGGACGATTCTGATGTTTAGCGACGGCGTGCCCGCCAAGGAGATAGCCAGGCGGCAAGAGTTGACGTTGGAGGCGGTGTACGAGAGGCGCTATCGTTGGTTGGAGAAAGGCATGGCGGGGCTGTCGGACGCGCCGCGTAGCGGTGCGCCGTCGAAGCTGTCGCCGCAGCAGGTTGAGCAGTTGAAGGTGTGGGCGACGCAGGAGGCGCTGACGGCACCCGAACTGCTGGCACGACTCGAAGAATAGTTCGGGATTCGGGTTCATCGCAATACGCTGACAGGGGTTCTCAAGCGAGCGGGGCTGGTATAGAAGCGAACCCGGCATAGCTTAAAAAAAAGCGGGACGAACAGCGGTTCCGACAAGCCCAATCTGAAATTGGGGAGTTGGTCCAGCAAGCCCAGCGTGGCGAAATCGAACTCGCCTACGTAGACGAAGCTGGCTTCGCGCAAGCGCAGCCGAATCGAAGTGCCTGGACGCCAGTCGGGGAGCAACACATGATTGACGCCCGGCGCGGTAAGCGTCTGAACGTGGTCGGAGCTCTGCTGTCCTCGGGAGGGCTGTTTGCAGTGAAGCTGTGGGAGACGATGACCTCGATGCTGTTCGCCGGATTTCTCGGCCTGCTGGTCGAATACGTCGGCAAGCCGCTGACCGTGATTCTCGACAATGCATCGGTCCACACGGCCCGCGCACTGCAGCCTTACCTCCGGCTGCTACACGCGAAAGGCTTGACGTTGTACTTCTTGCCACCGTACAGCCCGGAGCTCAATCGCATCGAGAAGCTCTGGCACAAGATGAAATACGAGTGGCTGGCCTTCAAGGCCCGCGACACCCGAACCCTTGAGGCTGATGTCGATGTAATCCTTCAGGGATTCGGGGCAGACTACAGATTCACTTTTTGTTGAGAGCTTAGTGCCCTCTGGGAACTCGGCAGCCAGTTTATTCGGCCAACGACTTGCAATAATGATCCTTATTTGAAAACATCAGGTGTTCGCTTCCAGACATCCCACGTCACAGTCGGATCATTGGGAAACGACGCCAGAATACGCTTTTCTCCGTTTGCCTTCTGGTTTGCATTTGATTTCCAAGCCGATTCGCCAAATCTACGAACTGCATTATACAGCGTGGCGGTCTGAAGCGGTGATACACCCAGGTCGACCATCGCGAAACGAAATATCTCGTCCGCGTCTTCTCGTTTCGTATTTTGCTCCCAGTACAAGTAATCGTGAATGATAGCAGCGTAAGCATAACGTCCGTCGGGACGAAGTAAGGAATAAAAAATCGGAGGAATGCTAGCTAAATCTGTAACAAAGCCCCGAGGCGCAATAACAGTTGGATAAGGATTTTCCGACTCTGTAGAAGGACGCCAGGTGATTGGGTCCAATAGCGCATACATTGGGTCGAGAAAACGCATTAACCTAAGTGGGCCTGACACGCCCTTTGTGGCCGTCTGCATCCAACAAAGCATCCATGGGTCTCGCTCGGAGGCTAATGTTTCTTGACAGTTCGCGCTCGGAGACTCTGAGTTTTCCGCTCTCACGACCGCGAGCTGAGAAAGCGCAAAAATCCCCATTGACATTCTGATGAAATCGCGCCGACTATACCAAGGCATAAGCTTCTCCAGACCGGGAAATACTTGCCATAACAATCATCTATCGTATGACTGGGAATACCGTTTGAGTCGCTGACAGAAGTAAGAAAAACCCCGGTATTCGAAAGCACAAAGTAAGCTTTAGGACCATAACTGCTGACTCCGTCTCTGAGGTCATGCCATGCGGAAAATCTTGGTTCTGCTTCTTATTCTTTATATGCAAGGGTCTGTCGCAGCGTCAACTTTTCTTGACCCCACGAACCCAGCCCAGCCCTCAGTTGAAGTCAGTGGCACGGAAGTCCCCCTCTACGCGGCCAGTTACGCTCTGGTTATCGGCGTCGCGAACTATCGAGTTTGGCCCACGCTTCCCAACGCAACTAAGGACGCCAAACAGCTTTCAGATACGCTTCGAAACGAAGGCTTCAAGGTCATGCTCGTTCTCGACCCAACGGGTGACGAGTTGGCTCAGGCCCTAAAGATGTTTTTTGCCAGTTATGCGCAGAGCGAAAACAATCGCCTTTTTATTTACTATTCGGGACATGGATATTCAATAAACGATATTGGCTTTCTGGTACCGACTGATGCTCCGGATCCTGCGAACCAGCAACTCTTTCTTCAGAAAGCTCAGTCGATGTCTGCATTAGTCCGCGACTCGGCTGATTACAAAGCTCGCCACGCAATTTATGTTTTCGATAGTTGCTTTTCCGGAGCGATTTTTTCTTCTCGTACTATGTCGGCGTCCCTCTCTCTCGATCATGCCGACTTAGCTCGTTATTACTCTGGTCCAGCGGCGTTCCCGGTGAGGCAGTTTATCAGCGCAGGAACTGAGAAACAGACGGTTCCCCAGATCAGTCAATTCACCCCGCTACTTATTCAAGCGATCAGCGGACAAATCGATGAGCTGAACCGAGGAGGCTACATTAGCGGCAGAGACCTAGGCCTCTGGCTTTCAAGGAAGCTCTCATTGTATGTCACTGACGAAACACCTCAAAGCGGTACCATACGAGATTCACGTTTCGACAAAGGAGACATAGTCTTCAGAGTTCCTGACACGCCTCCTAGCCCTATTAACTCTTCAGTTCATATTGCTTCGGGCGCTTCCTCGAATTCACCAATACGTCCGCAAGTCTCATTGAGTTTGCCAACAGTCGCCACGCCTCAGGATTGCGCTGTCTGTCCAGCCATGATCGAGCTGCCCGGTGGTCCCCTTGTTATCGGGTCACCTCCGGAGCAAATTGGTCATACTGCAAGTGAATCTTTAATGAATGTCTCGCTACGCCCGTTCCAAATATCGACGAAAAAAATTACCGTTTCTGAATTCCGACGTTTCACCAACGAAACGCGGTATCAGGCAAATACAAGTTGCAAGGGACAAAATTGGCAAGATCCCGGATTCAAGCAGACCGATGATGATCCAGTTGTCTGCGTCAGCCGAGAAGACGCTTTAGCCTATATAGGATGGCTTAACTCGAAAAGTCCTACATCACCTTCATACCGCCTTCTATCTAGTACTGAGTGGGAGTTTGCCGCCAAAGGTAGAAATCATAGCATTGTTACGGATATTCGCCCTTATCGAAAAGATGAAATTTGTGCATTCGAAAATATTCTGGACGAAAAAGGAGCCGAGACCTTTTGGGGTATTAACTTCCCATGCAACGACGGATTTAAGACAACGTCTCCAGTGGGTCATTTCAAACCAAACTCGTGGGGCCTCTACGACATCATGGGAAATACTCGTGAACTCTTGGCGGATTGTTCCGCATCAAACGAAACCTTACCTAACGACGGAGTTCCGTTTGTAAATAATTTCTGTGGCTCGACTTTGGTGGCAGGAGCAAGCTTCCAGACGGACGTTCTTGATACACGGACATCGGAACGAAAATCGATTCCACAAGGATTGGGGGCATCCGATATCGGGTTCCGGATTGCGAGAGGAGTATCAAGATGAATCAGTCCATGCGCCACTGGCCGTATTTACTGTTAATTATACTTTCTGGGTGCGGTTCATTAACGTCAGAAAGTTCGGTAGATGGAGATAGACTTTTTTTTCCAAAAATCACCGGCACAACGGTTTGCGTAGTTCAAAACCGACAGGTTGCGATACCCGACCTTAACGATGCAATAGTTGAAACTGTCAATGAATATGGTTTTCGGGCAAGGTCAATTGCCGACGAGGAAGATATTTCTTCGGATTGCTCGCTCGCCCTGATTTATTCGGCGGATCGCGAATGGGATATTGTGCACTATCTCCGAACCGCATCTTTTCGATTATTAAAAGACGGGATTACAGTGCGCTCCATCAACTACACAGGCAGCGATGGCCTGGTCCTAGATAAATATCAATCTACCAAAAAAAGAATTGCGCCCGCGATGCGTGCACTTTTTCATGACGTGAGTCCAACCATGTGAATTTCTAATTTTTTAGTCGGTTTTAATGATCGAAGCTATTAACATAAAACGGATTGCGTTTATCGAAACTATTCGGCTAGGCTCACGGCGTCGTACTTAGAGTTCCAAGCATTAGAAGAAGCCACAACAGTTAGTGGTTGAGGGGCTCAGATCCGGCTTCGCACTAGTTGTCCTTCGGCTTATTCAACTTCGCCGCCACTTTCGTGTCGACTATCGGCCACCAAAAGCGGCGCGTCGCCGGATGAGGTTGAGCGCTTATCTGCTGGCCAGGGAGACGCTCTGACGCACGTTTATTATATGCGAATAGGCCGCTGTCGCTGTTCCACCGGCATCTTCCTACTTCCGCTTGCGGGGTCAAGCGTTGGTTGCGGGGGCAATTTGCGTGGTTAGTTGCGGTTGGTTTACCCGTCCGTCTTTTTCTGGACGCGACTTTCATAGATGCCTGACCCGCAAGTTGCCCCCGCAAGTAAATTTGAAAATTTTTTAGCTAGTTTTTGGTCGAGCGCGCGCAATGCCCACGCTTTCAGGAGGGCGGGAAGGACCCTGCCTTTCATTACATGAGACTGCTTTGCATCCCGGCCGGAAGTGATTCACGTGAATCGAAGCCCTTCCCGGCATGGCCCTGTGGTAGCCTCGCGGCGTAACGCTGAACGTCGGTATCTAACAACAAGCACGCGTCTTTCCTGGGGAACAAATGGACATATCCGAGGGCATTCGGCGTTTGGGGATTGTCGTATTTGGCCTTGCCCTACTTATCCTGGCTGTGACCGTGTTTTTCGCAGCTTCCGCAGCCATTGGCACTGACGTACCCGTCAATGAAATGGATGAGCCGCGACTGTACCAAGAGCAGACCGGACACGACGCATGGGCGCAAGCGCAGACTGACTTGCACAACCTACCTCCGTCTGACAGGCTGTCGATGTACCAACGCCTATTCGGCGCCGGCAATCTGAAAATCAGCAATGAAAAAGATGTTGCCGGCTGGATGGTCGACGATGCGACAAGAAATATCTATTCGAAGATTTTGAGTGACTATTTCGCGGCACACCCGCACGCCAAAACGGTTCGTGTCCGCGATTGGCATGGGTTCCAAACAGCGTTGGTCATAGGACTAGTTATATCCGCCGCTGTAGCCGCGTTCGGTTGGATACTCCTAGGTTTCTCGGGGCGGACGTCAGAACCTTAAACTCGCAGCAGTCGAATACGCCGGGGGCGGCATGTTATGCAAACAGAAACGATAAAAACTCTCACGCAGTTCCTTGAACAGACCGAAATGCTCGATTTGGTCACCTACCACACGTTGTTCCGGGGACAATCCCACAAGAGGAATCTGTTGCCGGGCATCGCCAGGGCTGAGCCGACAAAGGACACAACAGAACAGGAACAAGCTTTGTTAAAGACACTAGAGCGAATGGGCGCGACTAAGTTTCAGCATCGGGACTTTGACACATTGGATTTACTGGTGCTCGCACAACACTTCGGCATGAAGACGCGGCTGCTAGATTGGACCAGCAACCCTCTCGCGGCCTTGTGGTTCGCGTGCTTCAATACGGGTGATCGTGACGGATATGTCTATGCCTTAGAGGCGGATGCCCACCTAATGCCGGACGCGTCATCCATTGATCCCTTCAAGATATCCGCGACAAAGGTGATACAACCGCGCCTTGCCAATGAGCGGATCGTGGCACAACACGGCTGGTTCACTGTGCATCGATACTCGAAAGGCTCCATGCGCTTTGTCGCTCTCGAAAACAACGCGGAAACGAAGGACAATCTGTCCGAGTTCGTGATCCCGGCGAGCAGCAAGGCGGACGTTGTCCGCGAACTGGATCGCTGCGGCATAAACGAAAGCACATTATTTCCCGATATTGTGGGACTGTGTCGATACCTGAACTGGAAACACGAGACTAATCCGAACAGTCTCCCGAGACTTTAACGAGGCCAAGTGTGGTCACCCGATCCTAATTTATACTCCCCCCTAAACCGGTACGTTGGGCAGAAATCCCACGAAAACAGTATCTACCCGGACCGTATCGAAGTTGAGGCAGGCTAGTCCTGAGATATGATTCGAGGCGGCGGACCCGCAAGGCTGTATCCGCCTCCGTCAGGGCGAAAACGGGAGGGGCTGCCGCTGCGGGGTTTTCAGGTTTTCCGACACAGCGATAACCGGCCTTACGCTATCGCCTCAGCAATCGTGGCTTGGGCAAGCATCATCCGGGCACGCACAGCCACCTCAATACCCACGGTTGCCTCTTGCAACCCGTCGAACGCATCGTCCTCGACCTCGAACCAGCCGGGCCGCCCTAGGGCACGCTCGAGGTCTGCAAGATGCCGCCGCGCGCGTGCGATGTTCTCGCGGATACATTCTGCAAAATGCTTTTCCGGGCCGCCCCGCTCCGGGTTGATATCCTCCGGCAAGGTCGGCCAAGCGGTTGCGGGGTCCAGCATCGTCCATACAGCCTCGTCGTATTGGGTGTTTGTATTCAATTGCACGCTCATTTTATTGCGTAGTCCTACTGTTTATCATTGGGTTTTTTGTGGGTGCCCGCCAATTGGCGGCTAGACTAGACAGCGGCTATGTAATGTCACGCGCTTGGCACTGTACGGGGCCAATACGCATGGCCGCTTGGGCCACCAAAGCCCCCGGCGCATCCGTGGGCGCTTGCGATAGCCTATGCACGGCGGGATGTGGCCTGGCGGGTCTGTCGATGGTCGCCCGCTTTTCCGCCTCGCCGGCGCTTGCAGCATGCCGTGCCCTCTCGTCGGCCTGAATAAACTCGCCTATTCCAATATTGCGGAGTTTGAGGACTGCGGCCAACGGTACGTCCACGCCCGCCACCCCAATGGTTAGCCGGAGCGAAAGATCGTGCCACGCGTTACCGGTGGGCACTCTGTCTCGCTGTCGGTACGCGAAGCTCCTCCCGTCCAATTCCACCCGGTCCGCATAGAATTTCGTCGTGATCGTCTGCGGCACTGTCACACCTCTGCGGAGGTTATCCCGAACGATTCGGACAATGTCGGTCCCCTTCGCCAAACCGGATACTTCATAGCCGCAACTGCTGAGGATCGGCCGCACCATACGCAGTGCATTCGCGGACAGTGGCTTACTTAGGCGGGATGGTCGAAACGGCTTGTCCAACGCCAGTTCCATGGTAAGCCGCGCGGCGATATCGGCGGCCTTACCCTTCGCTATGCTTGGCGTCTTACACACCATCTCAGCAAGAGTTGTCGGCCAGTTCTTAGAACCATCTTCGAGATACACGGTTGTTTTAACCGTCACCGCGTGCCCAGAGGTGGCGGCATCGGCCGTAGCTTCGGCCCCCGCCTTGTCCACCCTTGCCCGTACAGCCATAGCCACTTGGTCGGGGTCGTTTTGAATTGCGCGCTGAATCTCAGCGGCAAGTGTTTGTTGATCCAATCATGTTCCTGTTTGTTGTGGAGTCGGGCTTCCCCCCATAAAAAGCGGGAAATTCCCAAGTTATTGAACACCTACTACTTGTTCATCGTGTCTGCTAAATTGGTGCGGTACATCAATCTGGAATCTCAATTTCCGGGAAGTCTATGGAACCTGACGATACCCCCGACACACCGGACCAAGCGCCGTCCAAATCCTAGACGACGGCACGCCGGACGATCCACGCCCGCTTGTTCGCTTCTGGCTAGATGCCGATGTGGCCGAGCGCCTCCGACGCGTGCCGGATTGGGAAAATAAGTTGCGCGAAGGCTTTACCGCTGCGGTCCGTTCTGGCCGGTTCCCTTGACGGTTAGGCCGCCACATGCTCGATGTAGACCATATTGTTTGATGCTTCCTTGTGATTGGTTAGTAGCCGCTGGGGCCGCCTACCTTACATAGGGTTGTGGCCTAGTGATGATTGGCCCACGGTTGCCGGGACAGTTACTCCGGGTCCGGTAGGCCCAGGGTTATCGTGCCCGCCGGAAGCTGGGTCCACCACGCCTTATATCGGGCATCGGTGGCTTCGATTTCGCTTTGGTACTCCACAATGTCGGACGGTTGCGCCGACGAAAATATCCCGGTAACGGTTGTTTCCGTAGCTTCTGAAAACTGAGCAATCATTTTGTTTCCTTAGAAATCGAACGAATTAACGGAAATCGTAAATCCCGGCGTGCCCGCGCTGTTCGTCGTTTGCTGGTAGATCGTCTGTGGTGCGGTGACAGCCACACGAAACGGAATCGCAATCGAAGTACCGGCCGCAATGTTGTACGTACAGTACTGGCCGCCCATGTTGTTAATGCCCGTTGACGCTAGGGTTTGCGACATGGCGGACGCCGCAGAATTGCCAATCTGATTAAAGCCACCGACAAAGCGTGCGTTAAGCGGAATGCTCGTAGAGGTTCGCGCGGTCGGGCCACCCACAAACGTAGACCCCGTTAAGACGTTGCCTCCCGCCCAGTCAACGCGACGATCGGTTTGAGCGAACGGCGCGAACTGTCCGACCGTCGCGCTGATAGGCGCAATGCCGATAAGCTGGCTTGCCGTGTAGCCCGGCGGGAGCGTGCCTGTGTACACCTCTTGCGCTTTGGTAGCGGTGGCGTCCGTAGCAAACGCTTTCAGCGAAACACTGGGCCCGGTTGCCGCGTAAATAGCCGCAAACCCGCTTGCGGCGGGAGTCGTCCCGACAACGCCACCAATACCGCTAACGCTGAGATTGACCGGTACGCTAACGCCGTTGAAAAGGAAGGACAGACCGCCTAGGGCAGTTTTGATCAGCAGTTCATCAGCCGTCCACGTGGCCGTCGTACCTTGTGCGGTAAGCAACGCCGCCAAGTTCCGCGCCGTGCCTGCAATCGCCGCAACTTGTCCGAACTGGACGGCGTGTTGACTTGCAATGGCCGGGGGAACTTGCAGCGCACCCTTGCTACAGTGGTAAAGAACCCACCCGACCAGCGTGCTGTTAAACCGGATTACCGCGATACCGTTCGCGGGCATTTCGCCACCTTGGAGCGCTGAACCGGCGAGGCCGTAAATCGGGTACGTGGTGGCGGAACCATCAAGCGCGAACGTACTAGCGCCCGTGTTGGCCGTCTTGACCTTGAACGCCCGCACCATGCCGTCGCCCGGTGCGGCAATCGTTGGCGCATAGGTTGCCGCGTACGTGTTTGCCGTGCCTGTGTCCAACGCGTAGTTGGCCCCACCCCCCTGTGCAATCGTCTGGATCGCGGTGTAAAGCTGGTTTGTGGTCGACTTCGAGAGCGGCAAGCCCGCGCCGGTAATGGCGTTCATCAATTCCAGCATTACCGAGTTAAAGAACTCCGCCGGGACGATGGTCGCGGGGACACCCGTAGCGGGGTTACCGTCTGTGAAGTATCCCACGGTTCCCAAGGCTGTAGACGCGGGCTTGGAAGTCGCGGCGGTAGATCCATCAATTTGATACATTAGTTATCCTTAGTTAAAAATTTAAATCGCGGGCAACGAAAGGGGAAAACAAAAACCCTGTTCAGTGGCAGGGCTTGTCGGCTTGCGCAGCGCGGGCGAGAGTTTCGTTAGACCGCCACATGCTCGTCTATGAATCCGTAATTCAACTGTGCCGGCTGAACGGCGAACGCGGACGGGTCCATAAGCGTTAGTTCCGCGCTTGTTCCCTCGCCGTCCATGACATACGAAACCTCGCCAATCGTCCATTTCAGGGGTTGGTTGTTCGCGTCGGCCGGCTTCAGCGTTGGCAAATAGACCGACGCCAGCTTATTGGGCGTCCACAATGCCGACGAGGAATCAAGCCAGCTATCTACGCGCACACGTGCCACCTTGGAGCGACCGGCGCGGCGGTTCATCTCCCAAGCAACGCGCTTCGACAACATGTCTTTGTATCCATTGGCCGCCTCCGCGATCACGAACTTTTTGCGGTTTCGTAGCACGGTGGCATCTGCGGCGACGGCAAACGAATTAGGAGCATCGAAACTGTTTCCGATACGGCTCATAGCGTTGAGCCATCCGATGTACGTTGA
The nucleotide sequence above comes from Paraburkholderia aromaticivorans. Encoded proteins:
- a CDS encoding SUMF1/EgtB/PvdO family nonheme iron enzyme — encoded protein: MRKILVLLLILYMQGSVAASTFLDPTNPAQPSVEVSGTEVPLYAASYALVIGVANYRVWPTLPNATKDAKQLSDTLRNEGFKVMLVLDPTGDELAQALKMFFASYAQSENNRLFIYYSGHGYSINDIGFLVPTDAPDPANQQLFLQKAQSMSALVRDSADYKARHAIYVFDSCFSGAIFSSRTMSASLSLDHADLARYYSGPAAFPVRQFISAGTEKQTVPQISQFTPLLIQAISGQIDELNRGGYISGRDLGLWLSRKLSLYVTDETPQSGTIRDSRFDKGDIVFRVPDTPPSPINSSVHIASGASSNSPIRPQVSLSLPTVATPQDCAVCPAMIELPGGPLVIGSPPEQIGHTASESLMNVSLRPFQISTKKITVSEFRRFTNETRYQANTSCKGQNWQDPGFKQTDDDPVVCVSREDALAYIGWLNSKSPTSPSYRLLSSTEWEFAAKGRNHSIVTDIRPYRKDEICAFENILDEKGAETFWGINFPCNDGFKTTSPVGHFKPNSWGLYDIMGNTRELLADCSASNETLPNDGVPFVNNFCGSTLVAGASFQTDVLDTRTSERKSIPQGLGASDIGFRIARGVSR
- a CDS encoding IS630 family transposase produces the protein MVQQAQRGEIELAYVDEAGFAQAQPNRSAWTPVGEQHMIDARRGKRLNVVGALLSSGGLFAVKLWETMTSMLFAGFLGLLVEYVGKPLTVILDNASVHTARALQPYLRLLHAKGLTLYFLPPYSPELNRIEKLWHKMKYEWLAFKARDTRTLEADVDVILQGFGADYRFTFC
- a CDS encoding SEC-C domain-containing protein, coding for MSTYSEELDFQRVAADRFLSDGLGATARPLNAYGPCWCGSGRKWKFCHRIRESESRVPFGALMSLVAKAESAWVRDSHTCLHPLASPSTCSSKVIDSHTVQRKGGLAAIAENNHVLSPKKGVHNIEKNGGKIVPARIGLRDASTFPGFCNAHDTQMFKPVEQAGATLDRMNAFLLSFRAIGYEYVMKQFNLASYPVRRDNTDRGFDFQRQVYVQETLYGYNEGAKLAIEDIIRLKAMYNNAYKSGELTNFKAYAISLDSVLPFVASGAFLPESDFSGNALQSIGIKAGVDEIAFNVTVLGNVSVAVFGWWGKPDGPSSRFVDSFENLPNEDKATALAVCAFEYLENLYFRDSWWNSLSADEQRMCDKLIHEGMGRRSPSALRDRLIPRIEAKLTETLDFRT
- a CDS encoding helix-turn-helix domain-containing protein gives rise to the protein MAVLKPLELTKEERSELEVLARSRRDWRTRDRSRTILMFSDGVPAKEIARRQELTLEAVYERRYRWLEKGMAGLSDAPRSGAPSKLSPQQVEQLKVWATQEALTAPELLARLEE
- a CDS encoding DUF1353 domain-containing protein, translating into MQTATKGVSGPLRLMRFLDPMYALLDPITWRPSTESENPYPTVIAPRGFVTDLASIPPIFYSLLRPDGRYAYAAIIHDYLYWEQNTKREDADEIFRFAMVDLGVSPLQTATLYNAVRRFGESAWKSNANQKANGEKRILASFPNDPTVTWDVWKRTPDVFK
- a CDS encoding FRG domain-containing protein, whose translation is MQTETIKTLTQFLEQTEMLDLVTYHTLFRGQSHKRNLLPGIARAEPTKDTTEQEQALLKTLERMGATKFQHRDFDTLDLLVLAQHFGMKTRLLDWTSNPLAALWFACFNTGDRDGYVYALEADAHLMPDASSIDPFKISATKVIQPRLANERIVAQHGWFTVHRYSKGSMRFVALENNAETKDNLSEFVIPASSKADVVRELDRCGINESTLFPDIVGLCRYLNWKHETNPNSLPRL